The Hippoglossus hippoglossus isolate fHipHip1 chromosome 21, fHipHip1.pri, whole genome shotgun sequence genome contains a region encoding:
- the fbxl3a gene encoding F-box/LRR-repeat protein 3 isoform X1: protein MKRIKGAEEGSNGSPSKSPPEARKKVRKQLSEDPEAVAGSDWVRLPQELLLHIFQYLPLLDRAFASQVCRRWNQAFHMPELWRCFEFELNQPASSYLKATHPDLIKQIIKRHSNHLQYVSFKVDSSTESAEAACDILSQLVNCSLKTLGLISTARPSFMEVPKSHFISALTVVFVNSKSLSSLKIDDTPVDDPSLKVLVANNSDTLKLLKMSSCPHVSPAGILCVADQCHGLRELALNYHLLSDELLLALSSEKHVHLEHLRIDVVSENPGQHFHTIKKSSWDAMVRHSPKFNLVMYFFLYENEFGPFFNEETPVTHLYFGRSVSKDVLGRVGLHCPRLVELVVCANGLRPLDEELIRIAKHCTQLSAIGLGECEVSCSAFVEFVKMCGQRLSQLSIMEEVLIPDHKYSLDEIHWEVSKHLGRVWFPDMMPTW from the exons ATGAAGCGGATAAAAGGAGCTGAGGAGGGCAGCAACGGCTCCCCTAGCAAAAGCCCACCGGAGGCGCGCAAGAAGGTTCGGAAGCAGTTGAGCGAGGATCCAGAGGCCGTGGCCGGCAGCGACTGGGTGCGGCTTCCTCAGGAGCTCCTGCTCCACATCTTCCAGTACCTTCCGCTGCTGGACCGGGCGTTTGCCTCTCAGGTGTGTCGGCGGTGGAACCAGGCGTTCCACATGCCTGAGCTGTGGAGATGCTTCGAGTTTGAGCTCAACCAGCCGGCTAGCTCTTACCTGAAAGCCACACATCCAGACCTCATCAAGCAGATCATAAAGAGGCACTCCAACCACCTGCAGTACGTCAGCTTCAAG GTGGACAGTAGTACAGAGTCTGCAGAGGCTGCATGTGACATTCTTTCACAGTTGGTGAATTGCTCACTGAAGACCTTGGGGCTTATCTCTACCGCCAGACCAAGTTTCATGGAGGTTCCAAAG TCTCACTTCATCTCAGCTCTGACTGTGGTGTTCGTCAACTCCAAGTCGCTGTCCTCGCTAAAGATTGACGACACGCCAGTCGATGATCCGTCTCTGAAGGTGCTGGTGGCCAATAACAGTGACACCCTGAAATTGCTGAAGATGAGCAGCTGCCCTCACGTCTCTCCCGCAG GAATCCTATGTGTGGCAGACCAGTGTCACGGGCTGAGGGAGCTCGCACTGAACTACCACCTCCTGAGTGACGAACTCCTGCTGGCCCTCTCCTCGGAGAAACACGTCCACCTGGAACACTTGCGTATTGACGTGGTGAGCGAGAACCCTGGCCAGCACTTCCACACCATCAAAAAGAGCAGCTGGGACGCTATGGTGCGGCACTCGCCCAAATTCAACCTGGTCATGTACTTCTTTCTCTATGAAAACGAGTTTGGTCCTTTCTTCAACGAGGAAACCCCTGTCACACACCTCTACTTCGGCCGCTCAGTCAGCAAGGATGTCTTGGGCCGTGTTGGCCTCCACTGCCCCCGTCTGGTGGAGCTGGTGGTTTGCGCCAACGGCCTGCGCCCTCTGGACGAGGAGCTGATCCGCATCGCGAAGCACTGCACCCAGCTGTCAGCCATCGGCCTGGGGGAGTGCGAAGTCTCCTGCAGTGCTTTTGTGGAGTTTGTGAAGATGTGCGGCCAGAGGCTGTCCCAGCTCTCCATCATGGAGGAGGTGCTGATTCCCGATCACAAATACTCCCTGGATGAGATTCACTGGGAGGTTTCGAAGCACCTGGGCCGGGTCTGGTTCCCAGACATGATGCCGACATGGTAA
- the fbxl3a gene encoding F-box/LRR-repeat protein 3 isoform X2: MKMKRIKGAEEGSNGSPSKSPPEARKKVRKQLSEDPEAVAGSDWVRLPQELLLHIFQYLPLLDRAFASQVCRRWNQAFHMPELWRCFEFELNQPASSYLKATHPDLIKQIIKRHSNHLQYVSFKVDSSTESAEAACDILSQLVNCSLKTLGLISTARPSFMEVPKSHFISALTVVFVNSKSLSSLKIDDTPVDDPSLKVLVANNSDTLKLLKMSSCPHVSPAGILCVADQCHGLRELALNYHLLSDELLLALSSEKHVHLEHLRIDVVSENPGQHFHTIKKSSWDAMVRHSPKFNLVMYFFLYENEFGPFFNEETPVTHLYFGRSVSKDVLGRVGLHCPRLVELVVCANGLRPLDEELIRIAKHCTQLSAIGLGECEVSCSAFVEFVKMCGQRLSQLSIMEEVLIPDHKYSLDEIHWEVSKHLGRVWFPDMMPTW; this comes from the exons ATGAA GATGAAGCGGATAAAAGGAGCTGAGGAGGGCAGCAACGGCTCCCCTAGCAAAAGCCCACCGGAGGCGCGCAAGAAGGTTCGGAAGCAGTTGAGCGAGGATCCAGAGGCCGTGGCCGGCAGCGACTGGGTGCGGCTTCCTCAGGAGCTCCTGCTCCACATCTTCCAGTACCTTCCGCTGCTGGACCGGGCGTTTGCCTCTCAGGTGTGTCGGCGGTGGAACCAGGCGTTCCACATGCCTGAGCTGTGGAGATGCTTCGAGTTTGAGCTCAACCAGCCGGCTAGCTCTTACCTGAAAGCCACACATCCAGACCTCATCAAGCAGATCATAAAGAGGCACTCCAACCACCTGCAGTACGTCAGCTTCAAG GTGGACAGTAGTACAGAGTCTGCAGAGGCTGCATGTGACATTCTTTCACAGTTGGTGAATTGCTCACTGAAGACCTTGGGGCTTATCTCTACCGCCAGACCAAGTTTCATGGAGGTTCCAAAG TCTCACTTCATCTCAGCTCTGACTGTGGTGTTCGTCAACTCCAAGTCGCTGTCCTCGCTAAAGATTGACGACACGCCAGTCGATGATCCGTCTCTGAAGGTGCTGGTGGCCAATAACAGTGACACCCTGAAATTGCTGAAGATGAGCAGCTGCCCTCACGTCTCTCCCGCAG GAATCCTATGTGTGGCAGACCAGTGTCACGGGCTGAGGGAGCTCGCACTGAACTACCACCTCCTGAGTGACGAACTCCTGCTGGCCCTCTCCTCGGAGAAACACGTCCACCTGGAACACTTGCGTATTGACGTGGTGAGCGAGAACCCTGGCCAGCACTTCCACACCATCAAAAAGAGCAGCTGGGACGCTATGGTGCGGCACTCGCCCAAATTCAACCTGGTCATGTACTTCTTTCTCTATGAAAACGAGTTTGGTCCTTTCTTCAACGAGGAAACCCCTGTCACACACCTCTACTTCGGCCGCTCAGTCAGCAAGGATGTCTTGGGCCGTGTTGGCCTCCACTGCCCCCGTCTGGTGGAGCTGGTGGTTTGCGCCAACGGCCTGCGCCCTCTGGACGAGGAGCTGATCCGCATCGCGAAGCACTGCACCCAGCTGTCAGCCATCGGCCTGGGGGAGTGCGAAGTCTCCTGCAGTGCTTTTGTGGAGTTTGTGAAGATGTGCGGCCAGAGGCTGTCCCAGCTCTCCATCATGGAGGAGGTGCTGATTCCCGATCACAAATACTCCCTGGATGAGATTCACTGGGAGGTTTCGAAGCACCTGGGCCGGGTCTGGTTCCCAGACATGATGCCGACATGGTAA